acaatgctttcctatggacgctggcgtcttctcactgtgattttcaatgagacagccactagaggctggattaaccctaatataaacatagcagtttctctgaaactgctatgtttatagaagaaagggttaatcctagctggaccaggcacccagaccacttcattaagctgaagtggtctggatgcctagagtggtcctttaaactatgGGTCCCAATAACAGAGGAAGTACAGTTTGTGTTTTTTCATGCCTACAAGTTCATAGAATGTGGACAATGACATTAATCAGCATTCTAACATGACAAGGCCAGAGGGCACTGCTTTTTGTTGCTAATGTAAGCTTtcggaactacaactcccgtgatgcCGCGCGGCAACGGCCTGCCAAGAGTCCGGAAGTGCAGTTGTGGGAGGTGGTTTAGCGGCTGTCACGTGATAACCAGGAAGGGAGCGACCGCTCAGCTCTAATAGCAGTTGAGTGAAAGTGGGAGAAGGGACGGCTGTCAGCATGAGAGAGGCGGAGACGGCGCCAGAGACAGCTGGAGGGACAGTGCGAGAGACGTGAAGAGACTGCCCTTCTGAGAGCAGCAGAGCTGGTACTAAAGAGCTGACACTCACCCACAGAAAGTGAGCTGTGGAAACAGAGAGTCTGCACTCAGCGAGTGGGGTTTGGAGAAATGTTATGTAGAAGCAGCCAGTGCAGTGCAAAGATTGACAGACTGGACCCAAACATgagtacattcactcacacagccagcacacaggtGTAGGAGATACACCCAGATACCAGCATTGACCCAGAGACTGCTTGCTCAACCAGGAGGCACTGACTGGAGGCAGAGATGGTGAATTCTGGAGACAAAGGcttcgagagagagagagagagagttaaacACTGAGCCACAGCTTGGATCCTGAGATACAGCTCTGCTCCAGGCAAGGTTGGACCCAGAAACACAGCTTTGGTCCAAACAACGTTGGACCCAGAAACACAGCTTTGGTCCACACAAGGTTTGACCCATAAACACAGCTTTGGTCCACACAAGGTTTGACCCATAAACACAGCTTTGGTCCACACAAGGTTGGGTCCAGAAACACCGATCTAACAAGGTTAGGTCTAGAGACTCagcaaggggttaaataaacaggCACCTCCTGAAAGAAGAGTGAGAGCAGAGGGACTTGTATCTAGAAACATATTTTGGAGGTGAGGAGGTGACCTTATGAGACTTAAACCCCAAGGAATACCTTGCAGACATCACTTGCAATAATAGCTGGAGGGAGTGTAGATGGGGTGCTGGCCACCTTTGTGACATTAATTTAAGAGCACTGCACAATGCAGAGCTTCCCATGGTTCATTTTCTTGGGCTGTGTGCTGTCCACCACGTTAACACAAGCCATTCTGGAAAACCACAACAAGTCTGAACAGCGTGCAGATTCCATCACTGACATTCCTGCCGTTAATCAAGGATTGGGATTATCTTTTCTCTCTGTCACACCTCTCAATCCCAGCACGTGGTCCTCTTCCCTGCCCCTTCCCACTCATAAATCAGCAGGAATTTTACAGATTGGAGATGGTTGCTGCTTACAGTATGATTTTCCAGAACACAGCAGAGGTGTGATTGTGATCAGTGCTGGATCGGCTGCTCACAGTGCAACCCTCACCGTCCTGTCCCTGGATACATCCGTACTTGAGATCTTAAACGTGAGCCGTAGCACAGAGGGATTGCCAGGGAATTTCCTGGCACAAATAAAGTCTGGCATGGGCGGTATGGCACCACTTGTCCTGCGACTGCAACAGCAAGGATCAGTGATTGATGAAAGAGAGGACTTCTCCATACATGTGGTTCCCCGCGAAGCACCAGAATATACAGGGTCTACAGCAAGTCACTTCTCTGAAAGTCCCATCCTCTACGCACTGCTGCCTCTACTCTTTATTAATAAATGTGCCTTTGGATGCAAAGTGGACTTGGAAGTGTTGAAGGGTCTAATGGGTCGACCGCACCCAATCCTACTGGGAATTTTGGGTCAGTTTGTGTTGATGCCACTATATGCATACCTCCTGTCCTTGCTTCTTGGCCTCTCTCAGCCTTTAGCATTAGGACTGGTGGTTACCTGCTCTTCTCCTGGCGGTGGCGGGGGCTATCTTTACAGCCTTTTGTTGGGTGGTGATGTTACCCTAGCTATATCAATGACCTTGGTTTCTACAGTAGCTGCAGTAGGCCTGATGCCACTTTCTTCCTCTCTCTATGGACATTTTCTTGGAGTCCATCAGACATTACACATACCCTTCTTTAAGATCCTGGCCACACTGCTCTTCATAGCTGTGCCGATCTCTACAGGCATGGTAATTAAATGGAAATTTCCCCAGGTGTCACGGCTTCTGCTGCTCCTCATTAAGCCATTTAGTGTTTTACTGATGGTGGGTGGACTAGTCATGGCCTACCAGATGGGATCTTCTCTACTAAGCCAGGTGCCCACTACCCTGGTGGTAGCTGGACTAAGTGTACCTCTCGTGGGATTGAATGCAGGCTACCTACTTGCATCTTGTCTAAAGCTTCCCATTGCCCATCGTCGAACGGTCAGCATAGAGGTTGGGGTACAGAATAGCTTGTTGGCCCTTGCAGTCCTGCAACTTTCTTTTCAACGTGCTGAGGCTGACCTGTCTTCTCAGGCTCCATTCCTGGTGGCACTAAGTGGGACATCCGAGATGTTATTGTTGGTCCTGTTACATATAAGCTACAAAAAGCTCAAAGACTATCTCTGAGTAGGATACTGAGTATCTACGATATAAATTATGCCATCCTGCTTGAAAAATAACAGAAGTTTACATGTATTAATTCCCGGCCTCGTGCACTTTTTGTGTTCTTCTCCTGTGGGGGGTGGCACAAATTCCTCCAATTTTGTGATTGTCCATTTCATAATTTTGCACTTGTACTTTCTTTTTTACATGCCTATGTTTGTCTAATTACTGGGCTTCAAAACCTTGTGCAATATTATGGTAAAgtcatgtccttttttttttgagTCCCCAATACATCTAATAATTTATCAATGTTGGTCAGGTAGAAATAGTCCCTTTTTTGCACCCCAGAGCTTATTGCTAATGAGTATCTCATATTTAACTTACTCGTGGAAGGTAAATTCCAGTTCCTTATATCTATTTAAAAGTTGACTATTATATACCATAAGAATAAGTTCCCCTCTCAAATACACGCTTCGTTTGCCATTTCATACATGTTGATCTAGGCCAAAGCTCTGTGTTCAGTAAGCTTCATGCACTGAAGGGAAAAACTGTTATTTTTATAGGGGTGATTTTTGTAATGTTAAGCAGGGTAATGGTCAGGTATCTTTTTTGTCATACATGTAAATAAAATGAGTAATCTCTTGATGtcctgtttttgtattttgtgttacaaTGGGGATAATTTTGTCTGGCTTTTAAGTGTATACCAGACCTTTCAGTCCATCAGTTTCATAAGGTCTCCATAAAACTGGTATTTTTTACCAAAATGAACACGTCTTCAAAACTGCTCCTCTTTGTCATTGCCAGGGTTCAGCACTGCTGGACAGATGAAATGCATATTGTATGAATGAAATCTAAAAAGGTTTGTACCTCACAGGCATCCTGAAACTTGGCATTGCCTTATTTTTCCCTCTGTGTTCAgcctttacatatataatattgctCCAGTATTCATAAAGATCAGTTCTATCAGATGTATATTGTTGCCTTCAACTCGGTTCAAATCTAATGTACCATGGGATTTAATTGTCTTAAATATTACTGTCACTTTAAGGCAGGGGCGGTTAAATGGTAGGTTGGCAATGCATTATGTGAGTGGTAGTTTGTCAACAGCTAAGGGGGTTGCAACCTTGTGATCACCACTCCTGCTTTAAGTCATCATTCCTTCTAGAAAAACACATTACACAAATACTATTAAGCAACTTTATAATGTATTCAGTTTTTCCTAAAATATATAGAATTGTTGATTTTGAGGGCagattaaccacttaaggacacatgacatgtgtgacatgtcatgattcccttttattccagaagtttggtccttaaagggacactccaggcacccagaccacttctgctcattggagtggtctgggtgccaactcccactacccttaaccctgcaagtgtaattattgcagtttttcataaactgcaatatttacattgcagggttaactccacctctagtggctgtctattagacagccactagaggtcacttcctgggttctagcacaggtttcctgtgctagagcgtcgctggacgtcctcacgctgtgtgaggacctccagcgtcgctcaaaaccccataggaaagcattgaaatgatttttcaatgctttcctatggggagacgtaatgcgcatgcgcggaatttccgcgcatgcgcattaggtctcctcggccggtgagcgagattagtctcgcccaccggccgacgtaaacactaggaggagcgtcgcggaggcggagacagcggcgagggacatcgccgctgtcccaggtaagtcactgaaggggttttcaccccttcagtaaccgggaattggtgggtgggagggagagggaccctccagtgccagaaaaacggatcgtttttctggcactggagtttccctttaaggggttaaagcctcacTCAGTGGATGTGAGCACAAATAACACTGGCTTTCATATTGAATTGGTTTCCTGCTTGATTCTGCAGTCTACTGTTATTTCAAGTTTCCACTTATTAGTCACTACCATCTCCTCTCAAAGGCGGTTCCTTGTATCTACAACTCATTCTACAAAATAtttcttgatttaaaaaaaaataataaaatgtaccaCTCAATTTCTCAAGTTATGACTCCTAATTCTAGCTACCCCCTTTCTATAAACAAACATCACccacaaaatgttaaaataaaacagaacctTTTAAGATGTGCAAGGGATTCGCAGCAAATAACCGTGTCTCAgaaaaaatacatgaaatattATAAAAAGTGCAAGCTTTAGGAATTCAAATATAATTCTGATAATTTAGTACATGCTTTAAAGTGGGTTTTAGAAGTGTTCTCTTGGCAAACATTTTTTTACCCATTGAGATTCTAATATCAGGCGTTCATTATTTCACTATTTGGGGACAATCCCAATTGTATGTCATAGCTTATAATAATGCCAGTGTGGGACGCCGTTCCTGAAAGGTAACCCCGATTggtattaaaaaatgtttattttctgtGACTTTGAGTTGCCAAAGGgttgttctttttttgttgtgTAATCACTCACATGAAGCTTTGTTAGCCCAATGGCTAGCAAAACACCATGGGAGTTAGTTCCTTGGTACTTTTAGAAGTAGATTTAGCAGTGTGCAGTTTTATTGGTAGCCAGATTAACCTGTTTATATCTAAGTAGGTTAGATGTAGGCAGTCTATTCTCTAAACAGTGTTTTGTAACAGTCAGTCCAAAATAGCAAATTTTTAAACATTCGCCAATACTTTAGCTTGACTGAGCCTAACGTTTGCAATATGGTTTTTAATTCAGTACATTTTgacgtttagtgaataaacaacaAGTGTTTTATTTAACAGGTGAAAGGTCCCATTGTAGAAAGATTTGAATTACTTAATGGCAACATAATAGCTTATTTCCTCTTGAAGGCAAAGGGCATatatctcttctctctctctctctctcccctcgcTCTCTCTCCGCGCTCCCtgtctctttctttattttggcaCTACATACACTTAATAAGGTGTTGGAATGGTAGATAAGAGATGATTGAACCACTCAGAGATAAGGAAATGTTACTATCCGATTGCAAGGCTAATTCCTGATGTCAATTTAATGTTTCTGTAGCTGTGCCATATAATCAGGCAAATACAATGTGTATGACCCTTCTAATACGTTCTACGTTATATTCACCAGCATGCAGGATATTGCGTAACCGTTCCtaccttatttatttttatgatgcTACGAAACACTGGGGTCGCCTCACGCAGGTCTACAGAGAAAATTGGGGCTAAAATAACATTCTTGAAAAATGTTAAACTTAACCACAGTGGAtcttgattatttttaaaatCACTTTATTCTTCCATCCATGTAGTTCTGACAAAATTCTCTGAAGCTTGAGAGGCCATAAAGGTCACAATGTTGCCAGGACCACTTCACTTTGGTGGTGGAATAAAGTTGTATTTGATAGATATTCTCTTGGTGGGATAGATTTTTAGCATTGATATTAATTTTGCagcaaatttgtattttattgacatCCTCTGGCTATAGTCCATGCACTTTACTTTACAAATTCAGCCCAAAACTCATTCATCCCAATATTCCTTTTTAGACTAACCCAATCACTAACAGCTATTCACTGATGCCAGGAATGCAATGTGAAATGTTAAAGTTTTGGACCAAAACACTCAAACTGAGGACGTAGCTGACTTAGAAGTATGTTTCGAGTTATTTTTGCCAATtcacactctagtgaataaccctgtgggcCAAAACCCCCTGGTAGCCTCAACCGACCCAGATACCCTAGTCCAAGACAAAGCAAAATCTATTCTCTCTCTTACTTGCAAAACCTGTTGCTTGAAATTTAgggtagtgtctgtgtgtaaatgCCGTGACATCACGGCAACATTTGGACTTAAACCATTATTCATGGTCAGAATAAGACAATAGTCTTTGCCGCTCCCTGGTTGTGTTTTGTGTTTACAATTATTCAGCTCTTTCAATTCTCAACTTATTATTCACGTTGACAGGACCGCATACTTTCTTGTATATGAAGACAAACAGAACTACTCCTCCCTACTCTTAAATAGCCCGTCTACACATCCTGTGTGATTACCCAGCTCTGATTTACACAGTAGGTATTCTTGCCTGAGTCTGCATGacctattgttttattttaaagtagAGTTGGCACCTGTAACTCCGTATCCCTTCCCCACTTACCCTTTATTGTCCCCAACCTCACATATAAAAGGACAGATCACGTTTTTTAGACCTATAATACACAGATGGTGATGTCCCTCACAGTCCCGCTCAGGCGATATAATATTGGGAGGGGAGGTGAATTAATGGCGGCGGCTGCTGCCTTGGAGTGTAACTCCCATCAATCTTAGATACACCAGGAAATGTAAGTGCAGGTGCTGTCCTGTGATTAAAGGATTTGAAGTACTTTTATGATGTCACTCTGTAATATATATCCCTTGATGGCAATTAAAGTTCaccatcatattttatttttatatatatatatatatatggctcacCCTTTCTCCCCATATATAAATAGTTTCTTGCCCTGGTGCAATTCCACGTTTGAAAGTATATACAGCacaataagagatgcactctgaGGTCTTCAACTAATAAATTGTTGTTTATTCCAGAAAGGTATTTACATGTAattcgatcgacgtttcgacctgttggggtctttctcaagatcagaTATATATATTACCAGCATATATTAGGCCACAATAACCAGTTCAGAAAAGTTCTCAAATTCTGCTGTTTTTCCATCGTGTTTCATGTTTTGGTTTGCCCTGAATTGCAACCTCCCCCCTccaaaaacaacacacacacaaaaaatgctcaAACGCACCTTCCTTTCCAGCGGCGAGGTCAC
This DNA window, taken from Pelobates fuscus isolate aPelFus1 chromosome 9, aPelFus1.pri, whole genome shotgun sequence, encodes the following:
- the SLC10A3 gene encoding P3 protein, which gives rise to MQSFPWFIFLGCVLSTTLTQAILENHNKSEQRADSITDIPAVNQGLGLSFLSVTPLNPSTWSSSLPLPTHKSAGILQIGDGCCLQYDFPEHSRGVIVISAGSAAHSATLTVLSLDTSVLEILNVSRSTEGLPGNFLAQIKSGMGGMAPLVLRLQQQGSVIDEREDFSIHVVPREAPEYTGSTASHFSESPILYALLPLLFINKCAFGCKVDLEVLKGLMGRPHPILLGILGQFVLMPLYAYLLSLLLGLSQPLALGLVVTCSSPGGGGGYLYSLLLGGDVTLAISMTLVSTVAAVGLMPLSSSLYGHFLGVHQTLHIPFFKILATLLFIAVPISTGMVIKWKFPQVSRLLLLLIKPFSVLLMVGGLVMAYQMGSSLLSQVPTTLVVAGLSVPLVGLNAGYLLASCLKLPIAHRRTVSIEVGVQNSLLALAVLQLSFQRAEADLSSQAPFLVALSGTSEMLLLVLLHISYKKLKDYL